AACTAAGGAGACTCTTTCATGGCCGATACCCTGACCTTCACCCTCGACACCGGTAATGGAGAGGGCGGCGATGTCGTGATCAAGCTGCGTCCCGACCTGGCCCCCGGCCATGTCGAGCGGATTACCGAACTGGCGCAGGAAGGCTTTTACGATGGCGTGGTGTTCCACCGCGTGATCTCCGGTTTCATGGCGCAGGGTGGCGACCCGACCGGCACCGGCATGGGCGGTAGCGACCGGCCCGACCTCAAGGCGGAATTCAACAGCGAGCCGCATGTTCGCGGCACTTGCTCGATGGCGCGCACGCAGGTGCCCGACAGCGCCAATTCGCAGTTCTTCATCTGCTTCGACGACGCGCATTTCCTCGACGGCCAATACACCGTCTGGGGCCAGGTCGAGAGCGGCATGGAACACATCGACGCGCTGCCCAAGGGCGAGCCGCCGCGCGAGCCGGGCAAGATCGTGAAGGCAACGGTTGGCTGATGTCTGAGAAGCGCCGCCTGTCTCCTGCCGAGAAGAAAGCGCTGTCCTATGCGAATGACAGACGCAATGCATACGGCGAAAATGACAAGGCGGCGCGCAAGGCGATTCCGGCTCGTAAAGCGGGAGAGAACCGAAAGAACCGGCGGAAGGCAGCGCAAGCTCTCGAGTCTTACGAAGCATTGGATGAGGGCTCCGCTGCCTTGGTTGAGAGCTCTCTTACCCACGACGTTGAGCGGGTTGGAGGATGGAAGAAGTGTCCTGACCAACCTCTAGAAGACCATATTGCACAACAGAATGAGCGGCGAGACTTTCGAGATGGGCGCAAGAAGTGGGTGGGCAGCAAGCTGACCGACGCCAAGGAACAAGGACACACCGCAGTCTCTTACAGCTGGCGCGGCTCGGACGATAAATCGGATTTCGATTCTCAGTGAAGCGCCCCCTCCTATGATACCAATCACTTCCCCCAAGACCTACAAGGTCAGTAGGTTCGACTGCCAAATATGCGTCCATGACCATGAGCGCATGGCCGAGCTGCCGCGCGAGCCGAGCAAGATCGTGATGGCAACGGTTGGCTGAGGCATCGCTCGCTTCGACCCTCGACCTGCTCGCGCGAGAAATGGCCGGGGCCGAGGATGCCTGGTGGATCATCGGCAGCGCGGCGGTTGCCTTGCACGGCGGTGATCCGGGCACGATTGCCGACATCGATGTGATTGTGTCGCGGCGCGATCTCGATGCGCTCTACGACAGGTTGCCGCTCTCTGACACGCCCGACGAGGGCAAGGCCATCTTCCGCTCGCAGCGCTTCGGCCTGTGGAGCGAGCCCGCGATGCCGGTCGAGTTCATGGCCGGGCTCGAAGTGCTGCGCGAGGGAGAGTGGCTGCCGGTCCAGCCGCGCACTCGCGAGGGGATCGATATCGGTGGCGTCCGGGTCTTCCTCCCCGAGCGCGCCGAGCTGATCGCAATTCTCGAACTGTTCGGGCGCGAGAAGGACCGCGCGCGCGCCGCCACGCTTCGAAATATTTGAACCGCGGCCGTGTTTCGCCTATGGGCGCGCCTCCGATGAAACCGACCAATCCTCCCAAGACCTACCGGGTCAAGAGCTTCGGCTGCCAGATGAACGTCTATGACGGCGAGCGCATGGCCGAGCTGCTGGGCGAGCGCGGCATCACGCCTGCGCCCGAGGGGGAGGAGGCGGACCTGGTGGTGCTCAACACCTGCCACATTCGCGAGAAGGCGGCGGAGAAGGTCTATTCCGACATCGGCCGGCTGGTGAAGGCGGGCGAGGAGCGCGGGCAGAAGCCGATGATCGCGGTCGCCGGCTGCGTTGCGCAGGCCGAGGGCGAGGAGATCATGGCGCGCGCCCCGGCGGTCAGCATGGTGGTCGGCCCGCAGGCCTATCACCGCCTGCCCGAAATGCTCGACAAGGCGGTGCAGGGCGAACGCGCGACCGATACCGACATGCCTGCCATCGCCAAGTTCGGCGCGCTCCCCGCGCGGCGCAAGATCGGCCCGGCGGCTTTCCTCACCGTGCAGGAAGGCTGCGACAAGTTCTGCACCTATTGCGTGGTGCCCTATACGCGCGGCGCGGAAATCTCGCGCCCGTTCAGCGACCTCGTCGGCGAAACGCAGCGGCTGGTCGAGGCCGGCGCGCGCGAGATCACGTTGCTCGGCCAGAACGTCAACGCCTGGAGCGGCGAGGACGACAAGGGTAGAGCAGTCGGGCTGGCCGGGCTCATCCGTGCACTGGCCGCAATCGATGGGCTGGAACGCCTTCGCTACACCACTTCGCATCCGGCCGACATGGACGACGCCCTGATTGCCGCCCATGGCGAAGTCGCCAAGTTGATGCCCTATCTCCACTTGCCGGTGCAGTCGGGCAATGACCGCGTGCTCAAGGCAATGAACCGCAGCCACACGGCGGAAAGCTATCTCCGGCTGCTCGAGCGCTTCCGCGCGGCGCGGCCCGATATCGCGCTGTCGGGCGACTTCATCGTCGGCTTCCCGGGCGAGACCGAGGCCGAATTCGAAGACACGCTGAAGCTGGTGGACGAGGTCCGCTATGCCCAGGCCTACAGCTTCAAATATTCGCCGCGTCCCGGCACCCCCGCCGCGACGATGGAGGGGCAGATCGCGCCCGAGGTGATGGACGAACGGCTCCAGCGCCTGCTGGCATCGCTCAATCGCGACCAGCTTGCCTTCAACCAGGCGAGTATCGGCCGGACCTGCCAGGTGCTGGTCGAGCGCAAGGGCAAGCATGCCGGGCAATGGCTCGGCAAGTCGCCCTGGCTGCAAAGCGTTTGGTTCGAAGCCGACGCCGCCATCGGCGATCTCGTCGAGGTGGAACTCGCCGAAGCAGGGCCGAACTCTCTTCGCGGGATCGTGCGGGCAACGGTCGCCGCCTGATCTTTCCACCGCCGCGATGCGGTCCCTTTCTTGCTTCCCGCGCGTTCTGCCATAGATTCATGCCACATCGACTCGAAAGGAGCGCATGGGCCGTAGACCTTCCAAAGCCGGTGATCCGGTATTGTCGCCTGATCCCGTACCCAATCGCGAAATCCGCCGTGCCAAGGCGGAGATGAGTTTCGAAGACCAATCGCTGCTCGGTGCGCTGTTCGGACAATTCGATGCCAATCTCGTGCAGGTCGAGAATCGGCTCGGCGTGTTCATCTCCGCGCGCGGCGACAAGCTCATGATCGAAGGGCCGGAAGACAGCGTGGCCCGTTCGCGCGACGTGCTCCAGACCATGTACGACCGGCTGGCCAAGGGACAGGACCTCGATGCCGGGGCAATCGAATCGCTGATCGCGATGTCGAACGAGCCGACGCTCGAGGGGATCATCAGCGGCGAGAAGGAAGCGCCGCCGATCATGATCCGCACGCGGCGCAAGACCATCGTGCCGCGCAGCGCCAACCAGATCCCCTACATGCGCCAGCTGGCGCGCGACGAACTGATCTTCGCGCTCGGCCCGGCGGGGACCGGCAAGACCTATCTCGCGGTGGCACAGGCGGTGAGCCAGCTGATCACCGGCAGCGTCCAGCGGCTGATCCTGTCGCGCCCGGCAGTCGAGGCGGGGGAGAAGCTGGGCTTCCTCCCCGGCGACATGAAGGAGAAGGTCGATCCCTATCTCCGCCCGATCTACGACGCGCTCTACGACTGCATGCCGCCCGAACAGGTGGAGCGGCGCATCGCCAGTGGCGAGATCGAGATCGCCCCGATCGCCTTCATGCGCGGGCGCACGCTGGCCGATGCCTTCGTGATCCTCGACGAGGCGCAGAACACCACGCGCGAGCAGATGAAGATGTTCCTCACCCGCTTCGGGCAGAACAGCCGGATGGTCATTTGCGGCGATCCCAAGCAGGTCGACATTCCCGGCGGCGACCGGATGAGCGGCCTGGCCGATGCGGTCGGGCGGCTCGAAGGGCTTGAGGGGATCGCGGTGACGCGCTTCACCGCCGCCGACGTTGTCCGCCACCCGATCGTGGGCCGGATCGTCGAGGCTTACGAGGGCAAGGCGGAGTAGGGCGAACTCAGGCGCGTTTTCCATTGGCATGACGGCGGGTGCTCCGCCGCCCGAGGTCGCGCTCGTCAGGGCTTTCAAGAGGTCTTGAAAAAATAAATATTTTCAATTGCTTGTAAATGGCGGCGTTGGCCCCCATCTCTAGGTCAGCTACCAGTCGTAATCGACGGTGATTAGCGCCCTACAATCAAGCGCTCTTTCCTTCAGTTCCGCCGAATAGTCGCAGCCGGGTCAATACTGGCGCGCTGCAACTTCGCACGAAGGAATGGCAAATGACGTATTTTGGCACCATCAAGAGTTACGACAGTGACAAGGGCACTGGCACCA
This region of Altererythrobacter sp. CAU 1644 genomic DNA includes:
- a CDS encoding peptidylprolyl isomerase, with the protein product MADTLTFTLDTGNGEGGDVVIKLRPDLAPGHVERITELAQEGFYDGVVFHRVISGFMAQGGDPTGTGMGGSDRPDLKAEFNSEPHVRGTCSMARTQVPDSANSQFFICFDDAHFLDGQYTVWGQVESGMEHIDALPKGEPPREPGKIVKATVG
- a CDS encoding PhoH family protein, which gives rise to MGRRPSKAGDPVLSPDPVPNREIRRAKAEMSFEDQSLLGALFGQFDANLVQVENRLGVFISARGDKLMIEGPEDSVARSRDVLQTMYDRLAKGQDLDAGAIESLIAMSNEPTLEGIISGEKEAPPIMIRTRRKTIVPRSANQIPYMRQLARDELIFALGPAGTGKTYLAVAQAVSQLITGSVQRLILSRPAVEAGEKLGFLPGDMKEKVDPYLRPIYDALYDCMPPEQVERRIASGEIEIAPIAFMRGRTLADAFVILDEAQNTTREQMKMFLTRFGQNSRMVICGDPKQVDIPGGDRMSGLADAVGRLEGLEGIAVTRFTAADVVRHPIVGRIVEAYEGKAE
- the miaB gene encoding tRNA (N6-isopentenyl adenosine(37)-C2)-methylthiotransferase MiaB, which translates into the protein MKPTNPPKTYRVKSFGCQMNVYDGERMAELLGERGITPAPEGEEADLVVLNTCHIREKAAEKVYSDIGRLVKAGEERGQKPMIAVAGCVAQAEGEEIMARAPAVSMVVGPQAYHRLPEMLDKAVQGERATDTDMPAIAKFGALPARRKIGPAAFLTVQEGCDKFCTYCVVPYTRGAEISRPFSDLVGETQRLVEAGAREITLLGQNVNAWSGEDDKGRAVGLAGLIRALAAIDGLERLRYTTSHPADMDDALIAAHGEVAKLMPYLHLPVQSGNDRVLKAMNRSHTAESYLRLLERFRAARPDIALSGDFIVGFPGETEAEFEDTLKLVDEVRYAQAYSFKYSPRPGTPAATMEGQIAPEVMDERLQRLLASLNRDQLAFNQASIGRTCQVLVERKGKHAGQWLGKSPWLQSVWFEADAAIGDLVEVELAEAGPNSLRGIVRATVAA